From one Deinococcus aquaedulcis genomic stretch:
- a CDS encoding phosphodiester glycosidase family protein: protein MKRLSFWLGLGLSASAAQGLSINTVSLAGVAYTVATVDLKQDRLQLHWQNPTTRAPYTTFEQLRARLTKEGRTVLFATNSGIYAPGLKPLGLHIEQGRMLVPLNRAQRGGNFALVPNGVFWVAGPRAGVSETSAFARSSIRPTYATQSGPLLVQAGRLHPAFRKSGTSFKVRSGVGVCTDGRVRFVISGAPVNFYTFAVLFRDKLRCPDALYLDGSISAFATARGSNQLAPFAGIWSVSR from the coding sequence ATGAAGCGTCTTTCCTTTTGGTTGGGTCTGGGCCTGAGTGCTTCGGCAGCGCAGGGCCTGTCAATCAACACCGTGTCTCTGGCTGGCGTGGCGTACACCGTGGCGACAGTTGATCTGAAGCAGGACCGCCTGCAGCTTCACTGGCAGAACCCCACCACCCGCGCGCCCTACACCACTTTTGAACAGTTGCGCGCCCGGCTGACCAAGGAAGGGCGCACGGTTCTCTTTGCCACCAACAGCGGCATCTATGCCCCAGGCCTGAAACCTCTGGGCCTGCACATTGAGCAGGGGCGCATGCTGGTGCCCCTGAACCGGGCCCAGCGGGGCGGCAACTTTGCGCTGGTGCCCAACGGGGTGTTCTGGGTGGCGGGGCCACGCGCTGGGGTCAGCGAAACGAGCGCGTTTGCACGCAGCAGCATTCGGCCCACCTACGCCACCCAGTCGGGCCCCCTGCTGGTGCAGGCGGGGCGCTTGCATCCAGCTTTTCGGAAATCGGGCACGTCGTTTAAGGTGCGCAGTGGGGTTGGGGTCTGCACGGATGGCCGGGTGCGCTTTGTCATCAGCGGGGCCCCCGTCAACTTCTATACCTTTGCCGTGTTGTTCCGGGACAAGCTGCGCTGCCCGGACGCTCTGTATCTGGACGGCAGCATCAGCGCCTTTGCCACGGCGCGCGGGTCAAATCAGCTGGCGCCGTTCGCCGGCATCTGGAGCGTGAGCCGATAG